A segment of the Leptolyngbya sp. NIES-3755 genome:
TTCCCGAATACAGCCCATCGATTCATACAAAAGGAAGTACGTGCAAGACGATCTTTGACTGCACCGTGCCGTTTGCGCTGAAGGAGCATTTCAAACGCGCCCAATTCCGTGAATTAGACCCGCGTCCCTTTGCGCCAGAATTGTTCAACGAGCCGTGATTCCCGACAAGCGTGATTAGCACGTGACACGCAACTCGAAAGAATCGACCCGATCCACACCTATCGAAAAGTGAAGCTGAAGATGAACGAAGCGAATCAAGTTTATGTTCCCCCTAAACCGATCGATCCGAAGGAGCTACCGAGCGCGATCCGGTCCTTTCTGGATGGCAACAATCTCTCCGCTAAACCAATGAATGCCATTCGCCTCTCGACCGTGAACGAAGAGGGCTGGGCGCACGCATCGTTATTGAGTGTGGGTGAAGTTCTGGCGTTGCCCGATGCCAAAATTCGATTTGCAATCTCTCCGCACTCAAGTACCACCACAAATTTGCTGCGGGATGGACGAGTTACGATGGTCATTCCCTTTGACAGGGGCGTATGTGAGATGCGGCTCCGATCGCGCCCAATTCACAAGGAGATCGAAGGTATTCCCCTCAGCTTCTTCGAGGCTCAAATCGAAAGTATTCGTCATCTCGTCTCTGCGTATGCGGATGTCGAGTCTGGAGAAACCTTCTCGCTGCATGAACCGCAAGCCGTATTTGGTCGCTGGGACAGACAGATCGCAGCATTACGCTCACTCTGATTTTCTTTGAGTTGATTCCGCTCTGAGCAAGCTTGACACGGAATTCACTTCAACGACACACAACTCATCCGAACGGAGGAAAGATGGCACAACCGTTGCTTGTCCGCTACTCATCCTATATCTATGCAGTGTTGCGCGTGATTGTGGGACTGTCCTTTGCGCTTCATGGGACTCAAAAGGTCTTTGGTATTCCCGGCAATAAAGCGCCGATGCCGATCGCATCATTACTTGGTGTAGGCGGACTGATCGAACTAATCTGCGGCTTACTCATTGCCTTGGGACTCTGGGCGAGCTATGCCGCATTTCTAGCAAGCGGTGAAATGGCAGCCGCATACTTTATGGTACACGCCTCAAAAGGGTTACTCCCGATCGTCAATGGCGGTGAGTTATCTGTCCTCTATTGTTTCCTGTTCCTCTACATTGCGGCGCACGGGTCAGGGATTTGGAGTGTAGACGCATGGATCAGCAAAACAGGCAGCAAGCGATCGCCTGCGGTTGAATTGGAAAATCCATAAAAGCTGAGAACAAACAGGAGGTTCGGGTGAAACTTCGGGAATTGGAACGACTTTTAAGACGTGCCTTGAGCGTGACTTACACTGTAGGTATTACGCTTGCATTATCCGTTCTGTTGTTCATGATCAGGATCAACTTATTTCCTGCTCCGGTCATGGCACAAGTTCCCATCCAACGCCCACCCTCGAATGACTGTGAAGCATTGGCACAGAAGGATTTTTCTGCCATTCCCGATGCTCCCACTGCCCTCTTCTCATCTCAAGTTGTGGCTGCTACAGGTCAAACGCCGCAATACTGTAGCGTCACC
Coding sequences within it:
- a CDS encoding DoxX family protein (similar to AA sequence:cyanobase_aa:LBDG_40340), which encodes MAQPLLVRYSSYIYAVLRVIVGLSFALHGTQKVFGIPGNKAPMPIASLLGVGGLIELICGLLIALGLWASYAAFLASGEMAAAYFMVHASKGLLPIVNGGELSVLYCFLFLYIAAHGSGIWSVDAWISKTGSKRSPAVELENP